One region of Glycine max cultivar Williams 82 chromosome 9, Glycine_max_v4.0, whole genome shotgun sequence genomic DNA includes:
- the LOC112997814 gene encoding uncharacterized protein produces MEFGTLDEFKSALREYSILMGREFKWKKNDKQRARAKCKKAFCDWEIYCAKNEVRNSFQIKTFKHNHNCCREVNNKQANRQWVASKLEGKLRMQPTLKCVEALEYFKQEFGVHTEVTKMWRAMKEVKQLVEGNERKQYAKVFDYAHELLRSNPGSTVKINTMPSPEGPPQFQRLYICLVGCKKGFVAGCRPFIGLDGCFLKSAFGGNLLSAVGLDGNNNIFVIAYAVVDIENKDNWKWFLTLLHEDLGDYIQNWWNFMSDMQKGLIPALQEVMPGAPHRFCVLHLWKNFTKQWKSKELKEIVWQCAKSTIVAEFEGHMAHLKTINY; encoded by the exons ATGGAGTTTGGTACTCTAGATGAATTTAAATCTGCCTTGAGGGAGTATAGCATATTGATGGGCAGGGAGTTCAAGTGGAAGAAGAATGATAAACAGAGGGCTAGAGCAAAATGCAAGAAGGCATTTTGTGATTGGGAAATCTACTGTGCAAAGAATGAAGTTagaaactcttttcaaataaagacATTTAAGCATAACCATAATTGCTGTAGAGAAGTGAACAACAAACAAGCAAATAGACAGTGGGTGGCCAGTAAACTTGAGGGCAAACTCAGAATGCAGCCAACCCTTAAATGTGTTGAAGCTTTGGAATATTTCAAGCAAGAGTTTGGAGTGCACACTGAAGTTACAAAGATGTGGAGAGCCATGAAAGAAGTAAAGCAACTAGTGGAAGGGAATGAGAGGAAACAATATGCCAAAGTATTTGATTATGCACATGAATTATTGAGGAGCAATCCTGGATCAACAGTTAAGATCAACACAATGCCAAGTCCAGAAGGTCCACCACAATTTCAAAGGCTATATATTTGTCTTGTTGGCTGTAAGAAGGGGTTTGTTGCTGGATGTAGACCATTCATAGGTCTAGATGGATGTTTCCTAAAGAGTGCATTTGGAGGAAACTTGCTCTCTGCTGTTGGGCTTGATGGCAATAACAACATCTTTGTTATTGCTTATGCTGTTGTGGACATTGAGAACAAAGACAATTGGAAATGGTTTTTAACTTTGTTGCATGAAGATCTTGGGGATTACATACAAAATTGGTGGAATTTCATGTCAGACATGCAAAAG GGACTTATTCCAGCTTTACAGGAAGTCATGCCTGGTGCACCTCATAGATTCTGTGTCTTGCATCTTTGGAAAAATTTTACAAAGCAATGGAAAAGCAAGGAACTTAAAGAAATTGTGTGGCAATGTGCAAAATCCACTATTGTTGCTGAGTTTGAAGGCCATATGGCCCATTTGAAGACAATCAACTACTAG